In Opitutus sp., one genomic interval encodes:
- a CDS encoding trypsin-like peptidase domain-containing protein, with translation MGDETRRNTNFILEGNLIKTFLPIAPSETLLLRNYPKTAKTSKSRNPIETHGASQGTGFFVSSTGYILTNHHVIANAKTISVRLPDGRKTTASVVRSSPSTDLALIKSDLSSDQFLSVSSTAGLGIGESVYTIGYPSVDLLGPSAKLTDGVVSSMAGLKDDNVLIQVTVPVQPGNSGGPIVLKKSGTVIGILTSTAAVESFYAHTGSLPQNINWAVKADYALPLMGGLIAQEPHATDSRDASDVAKAIVIIEIEK, from the coding sequence ATGGGTGACGAAACCAGGCGAAACACGAACTTCATTCTGGAAGGAAACTTAATCAAAACCTTCTTACCTATTGCGCCGTCCGAAACGCTATTATTGCGGAACTACCCGAAGACGGCAAAAACTAGCAAGTCAAGAAACCCCATTGAAACCCACGGTGCTTCTCAGGGCACTGGGTTTTTCGTGTCGAGCACCGGTTACATTCTGACTAACCACCATGTAATCGCGAACGCCAAGACCATCTCTGTGCGTTTGCCTGATGGCAGGAAGACAACGGCTTCAGTGGTCCGATCGTCCCCCTCCACTGATTTAGCGCTAATTAAGTCTGATTTGTCTTCCGACCAATTTCTGTCGGTCAGTTCCACAGCCGGCTTGGGCATCGGCGAAAGTGTCTACACCATTGGCTATCCTTCGGTAGACTTGCTTGGGCCCAGCGCAAAGCTAACCGACGGAGTTGTTAGCTCGATGGCAGGGTTAAAAGACGACAACGTATTAATTCAGGTGACCGTGCCTGTTCAGCCTGGTAATTCAGGGGGACCGATAGTCTTGAAAAAGAGCGGTACCGTAATTGGCATTTTGACCTCTACCGCCGCAGTTGAATCTTTTTATGCGCACACTGGTTCGCTTCCACAGAATATCAACTGGGCCGTAAAGGCCGATTATGCCCTACCGTTAATGGGCGGATTGATTGCGCAGGAGCCCCATGCAACCGATTCTCGCGATGCCTCAGATGTTGCTAAAGCGATTGTTATTATTGAGATAGAGAAATAA